A genomic stretch from Hydrogenimonas urashimensis includes:
- a CDS encoding DEAD/DEAH box helicase, protein MIDESHNFRNAQVYKEKETRYQKLMNKIIKSGVKTKVLMLSATPVNNRFADLRNQLALAYEGESESLREKIGIGQSIEEVFRRAQAAFNAWSKLPPEKRTAQAILDRLDFDFFKLLDSVTIARSRKHIQTFYDTSDIGTFPTRLPPISHHTPLSRMEHVVSFNELYTKLSEMNLSIYAPLSYVYPSRLAKYEALYDTDVQEGKSKFHQRDRERSLQALMTTNLLKRLESSVHAFRLTLQKLRKNYGDLLSQISRYEQGDKSVKIEELPKGFEEELEEAEESWVGGKVRIQLEDVDILSWKHDLKNDFFILDYLLIEIDKITPDEDYKLQHLRQSVDDKIAHPINPGNRKVIIFTAFADTAYYLYEQLSAHFLSTHGLHTACITGQGNPKTTLEAHYDFQSTLTLFAPRAKEKALVMPENPDEIDILIATDCISEGQNLQDCDYLINYDIHWNPVRIVQRFGRIDRIGSPNSQIQLVNYWPDISLDEYINLKERVENRMMIVDVTATGDDNILSAKANDISYRKEQLRRLQEEVIELEDLKTGISITDLGLNEFRVDLLGYIKEHGEMRSLPNGLHTVVPADPARGLEPGVIFTLYNRNPGVNVNRRNRLHPYYLVYIGNDGEILADHTEAKRLLDLARAACKGRDKPIVAAYHAFNQATKDGRDMHVYSELLDRAIASMIDKEEENDIDSLFSGGRTTALTTRIEGLEDFELISFIVVQETDDAL, encoded by the coding sequence GTGATCGACGAATCCCACAACTTCCGCAATGCCCAGGTCTACAAGGAGAAGGAGACCCGCTACCAGAAGCTGATGAACAAAATAATCAAAAGCGGTGTCAAGACCAAGGTGCTGATGCTCTCCGCCACCCCGGTCAACAACCGTTTCGCCGATCTGCGGAACCAGTTGGCGCTGGCGTACGAAGGGGAGTCCGAGTCGCTGCGCGAAAAGATCGGCATCGGCCAGAGTATCGAAGAGGTTTTCCGCAGGGCGCAGGCGGCTTTCAACGCCTGGTCGAAGCTCCCGCCCGAAAAGCGCACGGCCCAGGCGATTCTCGATAGGCTCGATTTCGACTTCTTCAAACTGCTCGACAGTGTGACCATCGCCCGCTCCCGCAAACATATCCAGACCTTTTACGACACCAGCGACATCGGAACCTTCCCGACACGTCTGCCGCCCATCTCCCACCATACGCCGCTCTCGAGGATGGAGCATGTGGTTAGTTTCAACGAACTCTATACCAAGCTCTCCGAGATGAACCTCTCCATCTATGCGCCGCTGAGCTATGTCTATCCCAGTCGGTTGGCGAAGTACGAAGCGCTGTACGATACAGATGTGCAGGAAGGAAAATCGAAGTTTCACCAGCGCGACCGTGAGCGGAGCCTCCAGGCGCTCATGACCACCAACCTGCTCAAGCGGCTGGAGAGTTCGGTTCATGCGTTTCGCCTGACCTTGCAGAAGCTGCGGAAGAACTACGGCGATCTCCTTTCGCAGATCAGCCGCTACGAACAGGGCGACAAAAGCGTCAAAATTGAAGAGCTGCCCAAAGGTTTCGAAGAGGAGCTCGAAGAGGCCGAGGAGAGCTGGGTGGGCGGCAAGGTGCGTATTCAGCTCGAAGATGTCGATATTCTTTCATGGAAGCATGATCTCAAGAACGATTTTTTCATTCTGGATTATCTGCTGATCGAGATCGACAAGATCACCCCTGACGAAGACTACAAACTCCAGCATCTGCGCCAAAGCGTCGATGACAAGATCGCCCATCCCATCAACCCCGGCAACCGAAAGGTGATCATCTTCACCGCCTTCGCCGATACGGCTTACTATCTCTACGAGCAGCTCTCCGCCCATTTTCTCTCGACGCACGGCCTTCACACCGCCTGCATCACCGGGCAGGGCAATCCCAAAACCACCCTCGAAGCGCATTACGACTTCCAAAGCACCCTGACGCTTTTCGCCCCAAGGGCCAAAGAGAAGGCACTGGTGATGCCGGAAAATCCCGACGAGATCGACATTCTCATCGCCACCGACTGCATCAGCGAGGGGCAGAATCTTCAGGATTGCGACTATCTGATCAACTACGACATCCACTGGAATCCGGTGCGCATCGTTCAGCGTTTCGGGCGGATCGACCGCATCGGCTCTCCGAATTCCCAAATCCAGCTCGTCAACTACTGGCCCGACATTTCGCTGGATGAGTACATCAACCTCAAAGAGCGGGTCGAAAACCGCATGATGATCGTCGATGTCACCGCCACGGGCGACGACAATATCCTCAGCGCCAAAGCCAACGATATCTCCTACCGCAAAGAGCAGCTGCGGCGTCTGCAGGAGGAGGTGATCGAGCTCGAAGATCTCAAAACCGGTATCTCCATCACCGACCTGGGGCTCAACGAATTTCGTGTCGACCTGCTGGGCTACATCAAAGAGCACGGCGAGATGCGCTCCCTCCCCAACGGCCTGCATACCGTCGTGCCCGCCGACCCTGCCAGAGGGTTGGAGCCCGGTGTCATCTTCACTCTCTACAACCGCAACCCGGGCGTCAATGTCAACCGCCGCAACCGACTGCACCCCTACTATCTGGTCTATATCGGCAACGACGGGGAGATCCTCGCCGACCATACCGAAGCCAAGCGGCTCCTCGACCTCGCCCGCGCCGCCTGCAAAGGGCGCGACAAACCAATCGTTGCGGCTTACCACGCTTTCAACCAGGCGACCAAAGACGGGCGGGATATGCACGTCTACTCCGAGCTTCTCGACCGTGCCATCGCCTCGATGATCGACAAAGAGGAGGAGAACGATATCGATTCGCTCTTCAGCGGCGGCCGGACCACGGCGTTGACGACCAGGATCGAAGGGCTGGAGGATTTCGAGCTCATCAGTTTCATTGTCGTGCAGGAGACCGACGATGCGCTTTGA
- a CDS encoding SNF2-related protein — MQIIDNITHFLGDDLKTTLQKGDRLKIATATFSIYAYEALKKELKQVDALEFIFTSPTFVPDEVVDKIKKERREFYIPKSERERSFYGTEFEIQLRNKLTQRAIAKECAEWIRAKVTFRSNKTAAPMQQFACIEKPDADNIVYMPLNGFTAVDLGYQRGDAVTNMVNRFEEPSMTRAWLATFDQIWNDETKLDDVTDAIIEHISTVYRENAPERIYFLMLYNIFNEFLEDLNEDVLPNDRTGFQETLIWQKLYNFQKDAATGIINKLETFNGCILADSVGLGKTFTALAVIKYYELRNRSVLVLCPKKLADNWLTYNSNLVTNIFAKDRFNYDVLNHTDLSRSRGYSHGIDLPASTGATTIWW, encoded by the coding sequence ATGCAAATTATCGACAATATAACCCACTTTTTGGGCGACGATCTCAAAACAACCCTGCAAAAAGGCGATCGTCTCAAAATCGCCACCGCCACTTTTTCCATCTATGCCTACGAGGCTCTGAAAAAAGAGTTGAAGCAGGTCGATGCGTTGGAGTTTATCTTCACCTCTCCCACCTTCGTTCCCGATGAAGTGGTCGACAAGATCAAAAAAGAGCGTCGGGAGTTCTACATCCCCAAAAGCGAGCGGGAGCGAAGTTTTTACGGCACCGAGTTCGAGATACAGCTGCGCAACAAACTCACCCAACGGGCCATCGCCAAAGAGTGCGCCGAATGGATACGCGCCAAAGTCACGTTCCGATCCAACAAAACCGCCGCCCCGATGCAGCAGTTCGCCTGCATCGAAAAGCCCGACGCCGACAACATTGTTTACATGCCGCTCAACGGTTTCACCGCAGTCGACCTGGGGTATCAAAGAGGCGATGCTGTCACCAATATGGTCAACCGCTTCGAAGAGCCCTCCATGACCCGGGCATGGCTGGCGACCTTCGATCAGATCTGGAACGACGAAACGAAGCTGGACGACGTCACCGATGCCATTATCGAACACATCAGCACCGTCTACCGCGAAAACGCTCCCGAACGTATCTACTTCCTGATGCTCTACAACATCTTCAACGAATTTCTCGAAGATCTGAACGAAGACGTCCTACCCAACGACCGCACCGGATTTCAAGAGACGCTTATCTGGCAGAAACTCTACAATTTCCAGAAAGACGCCGCCACGGGGATCATCAACAAACTCGAAACTTTCAACGGCTGTATCCTCGCCGACAGCGTGGGGCTGGGTAAAACCTTCACGGCATTGGCGGTGATCAAATATTACGAGCTGCGCAACCGCTCCGTGCTGGTGCTTTGCCCCAAAAAGCTGGCCGACAACTGGCTGACCTACAACAGCAATCTCGTCACCAACATCTTCGCCAAAGACCGCTTCAACTACGACGTACTCAACCATACCGACCTCTCCCGGAGCCGGGGCTACTCCCACGGCATCGACCTCCCCGCATCAACTGGGGCAACTACGATCTGGTGGTGA
- a CDS encoding MBL fold metallo-hydrolase, producing MYKLIIVFDNYAYLEGFPTPWGFACFIETPETTFLFDTGSNGRVLLKNMERLGVDLQKAEALVLSHPHWDHIGGVDSVLEVHPNLRIFAPSSLSKHLVRDLNAQSLGVTVIGEEPWQILPDVWSTGTMGEIGEQSVVIDTYKGLVVVTGCAHPGVENIAARAMEMLGKPIDLLMGGFHLMYSDAAHIASVIETLRRLGVRNVCPTHCNGDLAIEMFKVAFGSHFLRGGVGRVIEL from the coding sequence ATGTACAAGTTAATAATAGTTTTCGACAACTACGCCTATCTCGAAGGTTTTCCCACACCGTGGGGGTTCGCCTGCTTCATCGAAACACCGGAAACGACGTTTCTGTTCGACACCGGCAGCAACGGACGGGTGCTTTTGAAAAATATGGAGCGTCTTGGCGTCGATTTGCAAAAGGCCGAGGCTCTGGTGCTGTCGCATCCGCACTGGGACCATATCGGCGGGGTCGATTCGGTGCTCGAAGTCCATCCGAACCTGAGAATTTTCGCCCCCTCTTCCCTTTCGAAACATCTCGTTCGTGACCTGAATGCCCAGAGCCTTGGCGTGACCGTCATCGGCGAAGAGCCGTGGCAGATTCTGCCGGATGTCTGGTCCACGGGGACCATGGGGGAGATCGGCGAGCAGTCGGTTGTGATCGATACCTACAAGGGGCTCGTCGTGGTGACGGGATGCGCGCACCCGGGTGTCGAGAATATCGCGGCACGCGCCATGGAGATGCTTGGCAAGCCGATCGATCTGTTGATGGGAGGGTTCCACCTGATGTACTCCGACGCGGCGCACATCGCTTCGGTCATCGAAACGCTCCGGCGCCTTGGGGTACGGAATGTCTGCCCGACCCACTGCAACGGCGATTTGGCCATAGAAATGTTCAAAGTGGCGTTCGGCTCCCACTTCCTTCGGGGCGGCGTCGGAAGGGTCATCGAACTGTGA
- a CDS encoding permease codes for MKPNRSFAKSLKKAFIGLVGMFPMLLAVIGLVGLFQVFVSKEMLASMFTGDPVKDTITGTVAGAIAVGQALISYILGGELLQQGVSMYAVTAFILAWVTLGVVQLPAESEVLGVRFTLYRNILAFVSTILVSVATVWTLGLFR; via the coding sequence GTGAAGCCAAACAGAAGCTTCGCGAAATCGCTGAAAAAGGCATTCATCGGCCTGGTCGGGATGTTTCCGATGCTGCTGGCCGTCATCGGGCTGGTGGGGCTTTTTCAGGTTTTCGTTTCCAAAGAGATGCTCGCGTCGATGTTCACCGGCGATCCTGTCAAAGATACGATCACGGGCACGGTCGCCGGTGCCATCGCCGTGGGGCAGGCGCTCATTAGCTACATACTCGGCGGCGAACTGCTGCAGCAGGGGGTGTCGATGTATGCGGTCACGGCCTTCATCCTGGCGTGGGTGACGCTTGGCGTCGTGCAGCTTCCGGCGGAATCGGAAGTGCTGGGTGTTCGTTTCACCCTCTATAGGAATATTCTGGCGTTTGTCTCGACGATACTGGTCTCCGTCGCCACCGTTTGGACACTGGGGCTGTTTCGATGA
- a CDS encoding permease, with translation MKFKGVKFLIAVSLLYAVVGALHSEKSVAALEKSGMVLTKIGPILLIVIFITAVIDYFFNPKDVAAHLGEKCSLKGWLIALAAGIASHGPMYAWYPMIEDLKRHGLRKGLIATFFYARSIKVPLLPIMIDYFGLAFTFVLTLYILIASVIQGILIDRLCSKINRCD, from the coding sequence ATGAAATTCAAAGGCGTCAAATTTCTGATCGCGGTATCGCTTCTTTATGCGGTGGTTGGAGCGCTCCATAGCGAAAAATCTGTCGCGGCGCTCGAAAAGAGCGGGATGGTTCTGACGAAAATCGGGCCGATTCTTCTGATCGTTATTTTCATCACCGCGGTGATCGACTACTTCTTCAATCCGAAGGATGTGGCGGCACATCTGGGCGAAAAGTGCAGCCTGAAAGGGTGGCTCATCGCACTGGCTGCTGGCATCGCAAGCCACGGCCCCATGTACGCCTGGTACCCGATGATCGAGGATCTCAAGCGGCATGGGCTCAGAAAGGGGCTTATCGCTACTTTCTTCTACGCCCGAAGCATAAAGGTTCCGCTGCTTCCGATCATGATCGACTATTTCGGGCTCGCTTTCACGTTCGTGCTGACGCTTTACATTCTGATTGCATCGGTCATTCAGGGAATTCTGATCGATCGGTTGTGCAGTAAAATTAATCGTTGTGATTAA
- a CDS encoding Tll0287-like domain-containing protein, with the protein MNAVKMAMIATLTSGLLFAAQGEPKTASNKGKKSGGEISQVVKTGNEASRLLLKTLGGNMKKHMKKGGPLEAFEFCSSHARELTEEVNAKLQAGVSVKRITLKPRNPLNEAKGDERDVLEALELLKKNGVRLPNHLVQKTEDGYKFYKPLKISKKVCLTCHGTDIDPTLEKKIRSIYKMDKAHGYKMGDLRGAIVVEIKK; encoded by the coding sequence ATGAATGCAGTGAAAATGGCCATGATAGCCACATTGACCTCGGGGTTGCTTTTTGCGGCGCAGGGTGAGCCGAAAACGGCTTCGAACAAGGGGAAAAAGAGCGGCGGTGAAATATCGCAGGTCGTCAAGACGGGCAACGAAGCGAGCCGGCTGCTCCTCAAGACGCTCGGCGGCAACATGAAAAAACATATGAAAAAGGGCGGACCGCTGGAAGCTTTCGAATTCTGCTCCTCCCACGCGAGGGAGCTGACCGAGGAGGTCAACGCAAAGCTGCAGGCGGGAGTGAGTGTCAAACGCATCACGCTCAAACCCCGCAACCCGCTCAACGAAGCGAAAGGGGATGAACGGGACGTGCTCGAAGCGCTTGAGCTTTTGAAAAAAAACGGCGTGCGTCTGCCCAACCATCTGGTGCAAAAGACGGAGGATGGGTACAAGTTTTACAAACCCCTGAAAATCAGCAAAAAAGTGTGTCTGACGTGCCACGGAACCGACATCGATCCGACGCTGGAGAAAAAGATACGAAGTATCTACAAGATGGACAAAGCCCACGGTTACAAAATGGGCGATCTGCGCGGTGCGATTGTCGTAGAAATCAAAAAATGA
- a CDS encoding class I SAM-dependent methyltransferase, with product MSRRYRQEDSKVEVRGFEARHYDTLMNLITFGWYPKFIRQAIADLGLQPGEKVLDFGAGTGRNALLMREYVGENGTITALEIGEEMKAQFTKKTATFRNIGLVDRRIDEPLPYESEYDVVFISFVLHGFVQEKRDIIIQNAYQALKPGGRFAILDYSNFDVDRAVWYVRWAIRKAECPLAEDFIDRDTKAMLKPFGFERFEEHFYFKNYLRLLKAYKPIKI from the coding sequence ATGAGCCGGCGATACAGGCAGGAAGATTCCAAAGTCGAGGTGAGAGGTTTCGAAGCCCGTCACTACGACACGCTGATGAATCTGATTACATTCGGCTGGTACCCGAAATTCATTCGCCAAGCCATTGCGGATCTGGGTCTGCAACCGGGTGAAAAGGTACTCGATTTCGGCGCGGGAACGGGTCGCAACGCTCTGTTGATGCGCGAATATGTGGGCGAGAACGGCACGATCACGGCGCTGGAGATCGGAGAGGAGATGAAAGCGCAATTTACAAAGAAGACGGCGACCTTTCGCAACATCGGATTGGTCGACCGGCGTATCGACGAACCCCTGCCCTACGAGAGTGAATACGATGTCGTCTTCATCTCCTTCGTCCTGCACGGTTTCGTGCAAGAAAAGCGCGACATCATCATCCAAAACGCCTACCAAGCCCTCAAACCGGGCGGCCGTTTCGCGATACTCGACTACAGCAATTTCGACGTGGACCGTGCGGTCTGGTATGTCCGGTGGGCCATCCGCAAAGCGGAGTGCCCGCTGGCGGAGGATTTCATCGACCGCGATACGAAAGCGATGCTCAAACCTTTCGGTTTCGAGAGGTTCGAAGAGCATTTCTATTTCAAGAACTATTTGAGACTGTTGAAAGCTTACAAACCGATCAAAATCTAA
- a CDS encoding endonuclease/exonuclease/phosphatase family protein, translated as MKKLWIVPLLPLLLVAAEFKVASYNVENLFDLKKSGSEYTEYIPFTGYGWNEKAFATKVRNISRVICDLKPDIIGLQEIESDEALKALQKGLMACGWKMPYRAIADNKPTVVKTALLSRYPIVEKSEIDPDGSLRTRNILETTVDLNGKHLKVFVNHWKSRNGPESRRIVSAEALMKRAMSLPKESDYILLGDFNSDWNEWRTLPKSPRLNDTGGMTGINHILKTVENGKPVTKRTIVWPCHYDLWLELPPQKRWSHNFYGHKHALDHMLLPVGMFDARGINYKDRSFRKFTPRYLFTERGALYRWQVAKQRRGKHLGAGYSDHLPVYAYITTKPFGFSSDAHKRADTENYVKTAPRTIHIAELYSLPLGWMNGIVEDAVVIYKRGKIAILKEPRGRSILVYRDTGHLKKGHRFKVAIRKLYEYKGLREVTKVDVLKDLGKADVEPLLLKSVENLSDPGVVNEVVASVSGIYRRGYLYYGQGKKIKLFFRDRKRRPKNGETVRLQKVRIGIYRNRPELVVD; from the coding sequence ATGAAAAAGCTATGGATAGTTCCCCTTTTGCCACTGCTTCTCGTTGCCGCGGAGTTCAAGGTGGCAAGCTACAACGTCGAAAACCTTTTCGACCTCAAAAAGAGCGGTTCGGAATATACCGAGTACATCCCTTTCACCGGATACGGCTGGAACGAGAAAGCCTTCGCGACGAAAGTGCGGAACATATCCAGAGTCATCTGCGACCTCAAACCCGACATCATCGGCTTGCAGGAGATCGAGAGCGACGAAGCGCTTAAGGCGCTTCAAAAAGGGCTTATGGCGTGCGGATGGAAGATGCCCTATCGGGCGATTGCCGACAACAAGCCCACAGTGGTCAAAACCGCCCTGCTTTCCCGATATCCCATCGTCGAAAAGAGTGAGATCGATCCGGACGGGTCGCTTCGGACCCGGAATATCCTGGAGACGACCGTCGATTTGAACGGGAAACATCTCAAAGTTTTCGTCAATCACTGGAAATCGCGCAACGGGCCGGAGAGTCGGCGTATCGTCAGCGCCGAAGCGCTGATGAAGCGGGCAATGTCGCTGCCCAAAGAGAGCGACTACATTCTGCTCGGGGATTTCAACAGCGACTGGAACGAGTGGCGGACCCTTCCCAAATCGCCCCGCCTGAACGACACCGGCGGCATGACCGGTATCAACCATATTCTCAAAACCGTCGAAAACGGCAAGCCTGTCACCAAACGAACGATCGTGTGGCCCTGCCATTACGACCTCTGGCTGGAGCTTCCGCCCCAAAAACGCTGGTCTCACAACTTCTACGGCCATAAACACGCATTGGACCATATGCTGCTACCGGTGGGAATGTTCGATGCACGGGGTATCAATTACAAAGACCGCTCATTCAGGAAGTTTACCCCCCGATACCTCTTTACAGAGCGTGGAGCGCTCTATCGGTGGCAGGTAGCCAAACAACGGAGGGGAAAGCATTTGGGTGCCGGGTATTCGGATCATCTTCCCGTTTACGCCTATATCACGACGAAGCCTTTCGGTTTTTCTTCCGATGCCCATAAAAGAGCCGATACGGAAAACTATGTAAAAACGGCGCCCCGAACGATCCATATCGCCGAGCTTTACAGTTTGCCCCTGGGATGGATGAACGGCATCGTCGAAGATGCGGTCGTCATCTACAAACGCGGGAAAATCGCCATTCTCAAGGAGCCCAGGGGCCGGTCGATTCTGGTCTATCGGGATACGGGGCATCTTAAAAAAGGGCATCGCTTCAAAGTAGCCATACGCAAACTCTACGAATACAAAGGGCTGCGCGAAGTGACGAAAGTCGACGTGCTCAAAGACCTCGGCAAAGCAGATGTGGAACCGCTCCTGCTGAAATCTGTCGAAAATCTGAGCGATCCGGGAGTTGTCAACGAAGTGGTCGCTTCCGTTTCGGGTATCTACAGACGGGGGTATCTCTATTATGGTCAGGGCAAAAAGATCAAACTCTTTTTCCGCGACAGAAAACGGCGGCCCAAAAACGGGGAAACGGTGAGACTTCAGAAAGTGCGTATCGGTATATACCGGAATCGGCCCGAACTGGTCGTCGATTAA
- a CDS encoding sulfite exporter TauE/SafE family protein, with product MGSVELSTIFLVALLGSFGHCIGMCGGFVLAYTAAKVDAQWSKTRQMTAHLLYSLGRVTSYMIIGAFFGYLGQKVSFDMTAKGLLFIAVGMLMLLIGLSLIGKLKFLNSIESSIAQSSWFGRLFKMVIHSRTLPSFFLMGMLNGFIPCGLVYFFATAAIVAGSALKGAIVMGVFGIATIPAMLGVGIFSSLIKGSSYRQLVIKIAAVVVMLFGLFTSYKGYIMITKPEIIQKKMQKMHEELKILPERNVSTHSK from the coding sequence ATGGGCAGTGTCGAATTGAGTACGATCTTTCTGGTGGCCCTACTTGGATCCTTCGGGCATTGCATCGGGATGTGCGGCGGGTTCGTGCTCGCCTATACGGCGGCGAAAGTGGATGCCCAATGGTCCAAAACACGGCAGATGACCGCCCACCTCCTCTACTCCCTCGGCCGGGTCACAAGCTACATGATTATCGGGGCCTTTTTCGGATATCTCGGGCAGAAGGTCAGTTTCGACATGACGGCGAAAGGTCTTCTGTTCATCGCGGTCGGAATGCTGATGCTTTTGATCGGTCTTTCGCTTATTGGAAAACTCAAGTTTCTCAATTCGATCGAATCCTCCATCGCCCAGAGTTCCTGGTTTGGCAGACTCTTCAAGATGGTGATCCACTCCAGGACCCTTCCCAGTTTTTTTCTGATGGGCATGCTCAACGGATTCATCCCGTGCGGCCTTGTCTACTTTTTCGCGACCGCCGCCATCGTGGCGGGTTCGGCGCTCAAAGGCGCCATCGTCATGGGAGTCTTCGGTATCGCCACAATTCCTGCGATGCTGGGCGTGGGCATCTTCTCCTCACTGATCAAAGGGTCGAGTTACCGCCAGCTGGTCATCAAAATCGCGGCGGTGGTTGTGATGCTCTTTGGCCTTTTTACCAGTTACAAGGGGTATATAATGATCACGAAACCCGAAATCATTCAGAAAAAGATGCAGAAGATGCACGAAGAGTTGAAAATTCTTCCCGAAAGAAACGTTTCAACTCATTCGAAATAG
- a CDS encoding diacylglycerol kinase: MRNQPKYSLFRNAGYAMEGFFEVFSHETSFKIEVILSVIVWVALPFVPMPLIAKAVLGLSMLLVLIAELANSAIERTVDLVTRERHTLAKHAKDAGATMVLFTVIFTIAVWLVTLYIVYFE; the protein is encoded by the coding sequence ATGAGGAACCAGCCGAAATATTCGCTCTTTAGAAACGCCGGCTACGCGATGGAGGGGTTTTTCGAAGTTTTCAGCCACGAAACCTCTTTCAAAATCGAAGTGATTCTAAGCGTCATCGTCTGGGTCGCCCTCCCGTTTGTTCCGATGCCGCTGATCGCCAAGGCTGTTCTGGGCCTCTCGATGCTGCTGGTACTTATCGCCGAACTGGCAAACAGCGCCATCGAACGCACGGTCGATCTGGTGACAAGAGAAAGGCACACCCTCGCCAAGCACGCCAAAGATGCCGGCGCCACGATGGTGCTCTTTACCGTCATTTTTACGATTGCCGTCTGGCTGGTGACTCTTTATATCGTCTATTTCGAATGA
- a CDS encoding HD domain-containing protein, translated as MIPNTDLYHKALRLAAWAHYGQVTKFGDPYVTHPVAAGYEIIAAQAAGETFNVDLAVITALLHDVVEKSDVTLKSIRKDFGKSVAEGVEAMTKNEILPKEEQLKDSLVRILEQPREIAMAKLADRISSMLPVSSEWSVMKIETITANANLILQMLAEASPWLSKRLEKKIALYERTLEQMR; from the coding sequence ATGATACCAAATACCGATCTCTATCACAAAGCGCTTCGCCTGGCTGCCTGGGCGCACTATGGTCAGGTGACGAAATTTGGCGATCCCTATGTCACCCATCCCGTGGCGGCAGGGTATGAAATCATCGCCGCACAGGCCGCGGGAGAAACCTTCAATGTCGATCTTGCCGTGATAACGGCACTTCTGCACGATGTCGTCGAAAAGAGTGATGTCACACTCAAATCGATCCGGAAGGATTTCGGAAAGTCGGTGGCGGAAGGGGTGGAAGCAATGACGAAAAACGAAATCCTCCCGAAGGAGGAGCAGCTCAAAGATTCGCTGGTGCGGATTCTGGAACAGCCCCGGGAGATCGCCATGGCGAAACTGGCCGACCGAATCAGCAGCATGCTGCCCGTATCGTCGGAATGGAGCGTAATGAAAATAGAAACCATCACGGCCAACGCGAATCTGATACTGCAGATGCTTGCGGAAGCGTCGCCATGGCTCTCGAAGCGGCTGGAGAAAAAAATAGCGCTTTATGAGCGCACACTGGAGCAGATGCGATGA